One Manihot esculenta cultivar AM560-2 chromosome 6, M.esculenta_v8, whole genome shotgun sequence DNA segment encodes these proteins:
- the LOC110616747 gene encoding uncharacterized protein LOC110616747, which translates to MPINRDPSTPPPVIGKIGPYTVFMTPPSTPKPVEPVFDSPKKVVSPPPVKPPPQQIDKSVSAQPLSGGSVSGFFRNAVNKVQNAHSSLDEHLARWFGLNQSKYQWALDDYYESKELGKDDAKPKEISSKVQSV; encoded by the exons ATGCCAATCAACAGGGACCCATCTACTCCCCCTCCTGTGATCGGGAAAATCGGGCCCTACACTGTCTTCATGACCCCTCCTTCCACCCCTAAACCGGTGGAGCCTGTTTTTGATTCACCTAAAAAGGTTGTTTCTCCGCCTCCCGTCAAGCCTCCGCCTCAGCAAATCGATAAGTCCGTTTCTGCACAGCCTTTGTCTGGGGGGTCTGTTTCCGGGTTCTTCAGAAATGCGGTCAACAAAGTGCAAAACG CGCATTCAAGCTTAGATGAGCATTTGGCACGTTGGTTTGGCTTAAACCAATCCAAGTATCAGTGGGCATTGGATGATTACTATGAGAGCAAGGAATTG GGAAAAGATGATGCAAAACCCAAAGAAATATCAAGCAAAGTACAGAGTGTGTAG